In Helianthus annuus cultivar XRQ/B chromosome 9, HanXRQr2.0-SUNRISE, whole genome shotgun sequence, the following are encoded in one genomic region:
- the LOC110880342 gene encoding uncharacterized protein LOC110880342, translated as MEQDKRCLVADRYNQDNRNLMVVWNWSRSLSSAEELLEWHELIGLLDNVTLSDGKDGWEWLGGNDSNFSVKIVKNFRYNSSDFSSRHVVKWSKWVPKNAIFFVWRAVLDSIPTLTALRDRNCWGRDVKCCLSEDGDEMDEHLLCSCRVASIVCYHISEWCKEKIIRSCSWIDNKDVFD; from the exons ATGGAACAAGATAAACGATGCCTGGTGGCGGACCGGTACAATCAGGATAATAGAAATTTAATGGTGGTTTGGAATTGGTCGAGAAGCCTAAGCTCGGCCGAAGAATTACTGGAATGGCACGAGTTGATCGGGCTCCTCGATAATGTCACTTTGTCCGATGGCAAAGATGGTTGGGAATGGTTGGGAGGTAATGACTCTAATTTTTCGGTCAAGATTGTCAAGAACTTCCGGTATAACAGCTCCGATTTCAGCAGCAGGCACGTTGTGAAATGGTCAAAATGGGTCCCAAAAAATGCAATATTTTTTGTTTGGAGGGCGGTTTTAGATAGTATTCCCACGCTGACTGCACTCCGGGATCGAAACTGTTGGGGCAGAGACGTGAAATGTTGTCTGAGTGAAGATGGCGATGAAATGGATGAACACCTTCTTTGTTCGTGCAGGGTAGCGTCGATTGTCTGTTATCACATCAGTGAGTGGTGCAAG GAAAAAATTATTCGAAGCTGCTCATGGATTGACAACAAGGATGTATTTGATTAA